In bacterium, the genomic stretch ATGTCTTCAGCCACCAGAAAATATTAATTTCCGAATAGATCAAAACCAATCCAAGCCAGATCACCAAAGATGAGAGATTTGCATAGGTAAAGTTCCGCACAACTACCTGAAACCATCGTTCAGATTCCGATTGCAGCAAATGGCGTTTCAGTAATTGATGTTCATCTGTCGTCATTCGAATTCATATAATATAATATGGCGACGAAATGATACTCATATCGATTTGAAAAATCAATTATAAAAACCGTCGTGAATTCAAACTATAATGAAGGAACGATAGACAGAGTCGCTTTCTCCAAATCAGCAAGCGTTCCGTTATTAATGATGACTATGTCCGCTCGTTGTTTTTTTTCTTCCAGATCCATCTGCGAGCGGATTCGATTCAAGATATCGTTCTCTTTAAAATGATCGCGGGCTTGAATACGAGCAATGCGCACAGGCAAATCGGCGTATACGACGATGATTTTGTCAAACATCGATTCCATAGTTGCTTCATAAATTAATGCCGCATCAACAACAATCCGTTTCCATCCATCGCGCTGCCCTGCTACAATGGCAAAACCAATTTCTCTGATTAAATGCGGGTGTACAATCTGATTGAGTTTCAGCTTTTTGGCCTCGTCGGCAAAAACAATATGCCCTAATTCTTTTCGCTTCAACGCACCGGATTGGTCCAGAATGCCGGCGCCAAATTCATGCACTAACTCCTGCAATACATCCGGATTATTATCGACAATTTTTTTGCCGATTCGATCGGCATCAATAATATAAAAACCGTTACGTGACAAAATTGCGGCCACTTCCGTTTTACCACAACCGATACCGCCCGTCAATCCTATCAATGATGATGACATATAAAGACCTTTAGAAGTTCGGATTTAAATTATGGTAATTTCGTGCAATATTCCATCTCTTTTGCCTTATTTATAAATGTCAGGGCTATATCTTTGCACTCTAGAACATGGTTTTCAATTTACATAATTTTAAATTCGTGAAAGCCGTGCTTGATTATCCCACGCCTGATTTCTATATTACGGAGCAGTACAAAATTATATTGAAAAATAAGGAATCGGAATGGCGTTACCGTTTGAATTCACTCGTGAGGAGATGGAAATCAGAGAAAAAGCCAAAAGCTTTGCAGAAACATATATTGCACCGGTTGCAGCAGAATTCGATGAGCGTTCGGAATTTCCCGTAGAAAATATCAAGAAGCTTGCACGGCAGGGATTCATGGGAATTCCTTTTCCGAAGATATACGGCGGTCTTGGTCTAACTAATGTCGCGTATTCTCTCGCAGTTATCGAATTGGCTAAAGTCTGTGCATCGCATGGCATTACCGTTGGCGCTCACACTGGTATCGGTTGCGGTCCGATCTGGCTTTTCGGTACGGAAGAACAAAAACAAAAATACCTGGTTCCGCTGGCCAAAGGCGAGAAGCTTGCTTCATTCGGCCTGACGGAACCGACAGCCGGCAGCGATGCCGGTGGTACTCTGACTACAGCGGAACTTAAAGGCGATCATTATGTTCTGAACGGATCGAAAATTTTTATTACCAGCGCCGGATACGCCGACGTATTTGTTGTCACTGCGGTTACGGAAAAATCCAAGGGCAAAAACGGCATTAGTTCATTTATCGTCGAAAAAACATTCCCTGGATTTATTGTAGGTAAAAAAGAAAATAAAATGGGCTGGCGTGCATCGGATACGCGCATGCTGCATTTTGAAAATATGATTGTACCGAAAGAAAACCTTGTTGGCAAAGAAGGCGAAGGATTCAAAGGTTTCCTCAAAGTGCTTGACGGCGGGCGTGTAGGAATGGCCGCTTTGTCGTTGGGCATTGCGATCGGTGCGTATGAAGCGGCGCTCAAATTTGCCAAAAAACGTGAACAATTCGATCAACCGATCATCGACAATCAAGGCATTCAGTTTTACCTCGCCGACATGGCTCTGGGTATTGAATGTGGATGGCACTTGGTTTTGCATGCGGCGCGTTTGAAAGACGCCGGCAAACCTTTCACCAAAGAAGCGGCGATGGCCAAATTGCAAACGTCGGAGATGGCTATGCAAGCGACGATAAAAGCCATCCAAATTCACGGAGCGTATGGTACGACCAAGGATTATCCAGTCGAGCGTTTTTTCCGTGACGCGAAAATCGGAGAGATCGGTGAAGGCACGTCGGAAATTCAACGTCTTGTCATTGCCCGTGAAATTATCCGTTCGCTAGGTTAAAACGGAGCCCATAGTGAAGTTCAAACTTTTATATCAATCTTTTCCCTATCGCTTTTTGCGGCGATTTGTCATTTTTAAGAACCTGCTGCAGAAAAAAAATTATCTCCCTGTCCGCTTTAGTATCATCGCTGCACTGATCGTTTGTCCTGTTTTACTTTTCCCCGACAGCGATTTCACACGTTATTCGGAATATAAAATTGGAACGGTTTCACCCGATGAAGTGCGCGCGCCATTTACTTTTCCGGTATATAAAAGTGCCGATCAGCTTGAGCGCGAGCGTAAGGAAGCTGAAAACCTCATTGCACCAGTTTTCGATAAAAATGAAAATGTAGCCAAAGCGCAATTGGCCCGACTTGATGAACTGATCAATTATTTTTATCTGGTCCGGAAGTCAGCCAAACCGTTTTTATACACGGACAATGACGGTAAATCGCAGACCTATGTGCCGCAGTCTTATGATTCGTTGAAGAGCGTGATCAACAAACGTTTCGGACTCAATGTGATCGAAGAGCGCTGGCAAATGATCATCGGTAAAGAAATTATGGCCGATAAACCGATTGTTCGTACCGACACAACTGGCGAAAAATTACCACGCAAGATTGATATCGGTAAAGTTATGACCCAATTACAATTCGAACTCTTTACTAAAGATCTCCAGACCATTTTGAGCGATCAATTTGCTCTCGGTATTATCAATCTTGATAAAAATACTTTTAAGAGCCCGATTTCTCCCATCAATATTCGGGAGGGCCAACGCGAAACAACCGAATTTGTCAAAAATGTCAACGATCTCGATGAAGCGCGATACCGCACGCAGGACATGTTGCGCAATTATTATAAAGATCCCAGGCTGGTCAACGTCGGTTATGAAGTACTGACGCTTTTCCTGGCGCCCAATGTGATCAGCAATGATGACGAAACCAATCGCCGCAAGCGTGAAGCTATCAGCAGTGTTCCGCAGACCTATGGATTCGTTCTCGCCGGCGACGTCATTGTCAATAAAAACGAGACGATCACCCCCAATATCCATCAGCAACTGATTTCGCTTGAATCAACATGGGCTGAAAAACGTCACTTGGAAGGCGGCATCAAATGGATACTCCCCTATCTTGGTCGCGGACTGCTGGTATTCACCCTGATGTTTTTTCTTTTGTCATACTTATATTTTTACCGCTCCGATATTTTCAACGACGTAAAACAATTGGCTTTGATCGTATCGCTCATTCTGATTGAAGTTTTATTCTATTACGTCTTCATTCACATTTTTGATTTCCCGGTTTATGTCATTCCGATCGTTTTGAGTTCCGTGCTGATGACGACGTTATTCGACGTACGCCTCGGTTTTATTACGACGGCATCAATCAGTTTTCTGATTGGCGCGATGCAAGGACATGAATTTACAACAACGATGGTATTGATGTTCGTCGGCTCAATCGCGTGCGTAACGGTGGTCAATTTCAGCCGCCGCAGCCACATTTTCTCATCCATTCTGTGGGTATCGCTCGCATATGTTTTCATCATCATTACCATGAGTTTCGTGAAATACACCGATTTCAGCGATGTATTTTTATACCAACTTCCTTATGCCATTGCGAGCG encodes the following:
- the coaE gene encoding dephospho-CoA kinase (Dephospho-CoA kinase (CoaE) performs the final step in coenzyme A biosynthesis.): MSSSLIGLTGGIGCGKTEVAAILSRNGFYIIDADRIGKKIVDNNPDVLQELVHEFGAGILDQSGALKRKELGHIVFADEAKKLKLNQIVHPHLIREIGFAIVAGQRDGWKRIVVDAALIYEATMESMFDKIIVVYADLPVRIARIQARDHFKENDILNRIRSQMDLEEKKQRADIVIINNGTLADLEKATLSIVPSL
- a CDS encoding acyl-CoA dehydrogenase family protein produces the protein MALPFEFTREEMEIREKAKSFAETYIAPVAAEFDERSEFPVENIKKLARQGFMGIPFPKIYGGLGLTNVAYSLAVIELAKVCASHGITVGAHTGIGCGPIWLFGTEEQKQKYLVPLAKGEKLASFGLTEPTAGSDAGGTLTTAELKGDHYVLNGSKIFITSAGYADVFVVTAVTEKSKGKNGISSFIVEKTFPGFIVGKKENKMGWRASDTRMLHFENMIVPKENLVGKEGEGFKGFLKVLDGGRVGMAALSLGIAIGAYEAALKFAKKREQFDQPIIDNQGIQFYLADMALGIECGWHLVLHAARLKDAGKPFTKEAAMAKLQTSEMAMQATIKAIQIHGAYGTTKDYPVERFFRDAKIGEIGEGTSEIQRLVIAREIIRSLG
- a CDS encoding HDIG domain-containing protein gives rise to the protein MKFKLLYQSFPYRFLRRFVIFKNLLQKKNYLPVRFSIIAALIVCPVLLFPDSDFTRYSEYKIGTVSPDEVRAPFTFPVYKSADQLERERKEAENLIAPVFDKNENVAKAQLARLDELINYFYLVRKSAKPFLYTDNDGKSQTYVPQSYDSLKSVINKRFGLNVIEERWQMIIGKEIMADKPIVRTDTTGEKLPRKIDIGKVMTQLQFELFTKDLQTILSDQFALGIINLDKNTFKSPISPINIREGQRETTEFVKNVNDLDEARYRTQDMLRNYYKDPRLVNVGYEVLTLFLAPNVISNDDETNRRKREAISSVPQTYGFVLAGDVIVNKNETITPNIHQQLISLESTWAEKRHLEGGIKWILPYLGRGLLVFTLMFFLLSYLYFYRSDIFNDVKQLALIVSLILIEVLFYYVFIHIFDFPVYVIPIVLSSVLMTTLFDVRLGFITTASISFLIGAMQGHEFTTTMVLMFVGSIACVTVVNFSRRSHIFSSILWVSLAYVFIIITMSFVKYTDFSDVFLYQLPYAIASGILSMLVAFGCLVLFESIFDVCTTFTLLELSDSNHPLLQQLALKAPGTYHHSIIVSNLSKAGSEAIGANALLARVGALYHDIGKMEMPEYFVENQIGTDNKHDKLSPHMSALILISHIKVGLQLAEKYRLPKVIRNFIPEHHGNQLMAFFYRKALEKKASDEIVSETDFRYPGPKPKSKESGIIMLADGIEASTHSIKEPTANRIRAMVMSIIENRLQDGELDECELTIGDLKKIAEAFIPILLSIYHVRIEYPGQNQVLNEEPTPNIMSA